The Arthrobacter sp. PM3 genome contains the following window.
GGCGGCTTGAACAATCGGCTGCCGCCGCCCTAGGTGATTGACCCGATGAAAGGCCCGCCATGAGCATCATTCCCGAAGAACTGTCCTACACCGCGGAACACGAGTGGATTTCGGCCCCCAACGCCGACGGCGTTGTGCGCGTCGGCATTACCGATTTTGCCCAGGACGCCCTCGGGGATGTCGTCTACGCGCAGATGCCTGAGGTGGGAACCACCATCAAGGCCAACGACGTCGTCGGCGAGGTTGAATCCACCAAGAGCGTCAGCGACATCTACGCTCCGGTGTCGGGCGAGGTCGTGGCCCGCAACGAGGCACTGGACACCGACTCCGCCCTCATCAACTCGGATCCGTACGGCGAGGGCTGGCTTATTGAAATTAAGCTCGCCGAAGCCGACGCGATCGAGTCGCTTCTCAGTGCATCCGAGTATGAACAGCAGGTAGGCTAAAGAGGGAAGGTCGTTCGGTCGGGTCTCCGGGGAGTGTTGTTGGGAAAACAAGCCAAAGCCGGGCCCGCCGAATGGCTCATCCCCGGGACTGCGAGGCTTTCCCGGACAGCATGCGTTGTTTGCAGGGGGGACACCTGCAACGAATGAGGAGGACTCAATGTTTGGGCACGAACGGAACGACACCGGTGACGGTTACGGCACGGGTGGAGTGAAAGCTTCGGAGACCACGTCGATCAACCTCACCCCGGTGCGCGATGAACCCAACTTCACCCCGAAGCTCTCCGTTGAGGAACGGGCCGCAGTCGAGGCCCTTCCCTTCGGCTCAGCCCTGCTCGTGGCGCACAGCGGACCCAACGCCGGCGCGCGGTTCCTGCTGGATTCGGACGTCACGACGGCGGGCCGTCATCCGGACGCCGACATCTTCCTCGACGACGTCACCGTGTCCCGCAGGCACGTTGAGTTCCGGCGCACCCCGCGCAGCTTCGAGGTAGTGGACACCGGGAGCCTGAACGGCACCTACGTGAACCACGACCGCGTCGACGCCGTGGAACTGAAGTCGGGCAATGAGGTACAGATCGGCAAGTTCCGCCTCACCTTCTACCTGAGCCCTGCCCGCGCAGCAGGCAACGTCTGATTCCGGGGCAGCTGCCTGTGGCCACGGCACATGCGGACCGGCGCGGACCCCAGGTTCTGAACATCGGGGAAGTCCTGGCTCAATTGAGCGACGACTTCCCCAGCATGACGGCGTCAAAAATCCGGTTCCTTGAAGAAAAGGGACTCATCAACCCGCAACGGACGCCTGCCGGCTACCGGCAGTATTCCGAGAACGACGTCGAGCGCCTGCGCTTCGTCCTGGCCCTCCAACGGGACCAGTACCTGCCCTTGAAGGTGATCAAGGACTATCTCGACGCGATCGACCGCGGCGAACGGCCGGAGAACCTGCCTGCCGGCGTCACGGTCTCACCGCGGATCGTCTCCGACGAGCTCGCCACCGAGATCCAGGGCCGGGCCCGCCGGCTCAGCGAAGAGCAGCTCCGGGCTGAGTCCGGGGCGAGCGTCCCGCTCCTGGAATCGCTCCTGAGCTACGGCCTGATCGGGCACGTCAACGGGAAGTTCGACGAACACGCCCTGCAGGTTGCCCGGGCATGCGTCCAGCTGGAGAGCCATGGCCTGGAGCCGCGCCACCTGCGCCCGTTCCAGGCGGCTGCCGACCGCGAATTCGGTCTCGTCGAGCGTGCCGTGGCCACTTTGACCTCACGCAAGGACGCCGCTTCCCACGCCCGCGCCGCGGAAGCGGCGCGGGAAATCAGCGACCTCTGCCTGTCACTTCACCAGGCGCTGGTCCAGGACCGCATCTCAAGGATGGATATCTGATGATTGAGGTGGAGATTGTGGGAGTACGGATTGAGTTGCCGTCCAACCAGCCGCTCGTCCTGCTCAAGGAAATCCATGGTGAGCGCCACGTGCCGATCTGGATCGGGACGCCGGAGGCCAGCGCCATCGCCCTCGCCCAGCAGGGGGTTGTCCCGCCCCGGCCGATGACGCACGACCTCCTGGTGGACGTGGTCGAAGCCCTGGGCCACACGATCGTCAGCGTGAACATCGTGGCCGTGGAGGACAACATCTTCTATGGCCAGCTGCAGTTCGAGAACGGAACCACCGTGAGTTCCCGGGCCTCGGACGCCTTGGCGCTTGCCCTGCGCGCCAAGTGCCGCATCTGGTGCGCTGACGCCGTCATGGACGAGGCCGGCGTGCGGATAACCGAACACGACGAGGGTGAGGACACGCATCCTGGCCCCGCCGTGGATGAAGAAGGCGAAATGCGGCGCTTCCGCGAGTTCCTCGACGACGTCGAACCGGAGGATTTCGCAGGCTGAACGGCGCCCGCGGCGCGGGCCGCAACATTACAGCGCAGAGTGAAACTTTCGACACGCCCGCGGAATACCCCTAACGTCTTTGACCTTGGGCCCCGGCAGGCCTAACGTCGGAGGTACAAGTTCCCATTGCATACGGTAGCCGCGCAAGTCACACTGGAAAGTGCACCTCCGGCTGAATTACACGGATGACATCATCAGTCTGTGTCATGCAGCTATTCAAATCATTGCTGCCGATGCATCTTATTCAGGGGGAACTCACGACAAGGAGGGTCCACGTGAGTCCGAAAGGCGAAGCAGGCGAGCTCAAGCAGTCCGCAACGGCTGGCGTTGCCGTGCCCGCTAGCGGCGCCCAGGGCTTGCTGTTCACCGAGGATCTTCCCGTTCTGGACGAAGACGCGGGCTATCGCGGCCCTACCGCCTGCAAGGCTGCCGGCATCACCTACCGGCAGTTGGACTACTGGGCCCGCACCGGACTCGTCGAGCCCGCGGTCCGCGGCGCGGCCGGCTCCGGCTCCCAGCGGCTGTACGGTTTCCGCGACATCCTTGTCCTCAAGGTCGTCAAACGGCTCCTGGACACCGGAGTTTCCCTGCAGCAGATCCGCACCGCCGTCGAGCACCTCCGGGAACGCGGCGTCGAGGACCTGGCCCAGATCACGCTCATGAGTGACGGCGCCAGCGTCTACGAGTGCACCTCGGCGGACGAAGTGATTGACCTCGTCCAGGGCGGCCAGGGGGTGTTCGGCATCGCCGTCGGCCGTGTCTGGCGCGAAGTTGAGGGAAGCCTCGCCGCCCTTCCCAGCGAACACGCCGCGGACCAGTCCTTTCCCGACGACGAGCTAAGCAAACGCCGCGCTGCCCGCAAAACCGGCTAGTACAACCACATGACTAGTACAACCCCATGACTGGTACAACCCCATGACTGGATGACTGAGGCCGCCTTCCCATCGGAAGGCGGCCTCAGTCATGTGCCGTGGCGGCAGTTGCCTAGCGCAGGCTGCGGTTGCGGACGCTGCCTGCGGCGGCCAGGCCGTTGGGGTTGACGAGGTTCTGCAGCAGGGTGTCGAAGAGACCCGCCGCGTTCTTGGCCGAGTCGCCGGGCCAGTGGTGCACGGCGTGGGCGGCGCCCTGGATCTGCTGCCAGTTGGCCTGCTCCGGGATGTGCGGGCTCAGCAGCAACTGGCCGAACATGGACTCCATCTCGGAGAGCCGGAACGCGTGCTCGGCCGAGCCGCTGCGCACCCGGTTGGCCACGATGCCGGCCGGCGTCAGCTTGGGGGCAAACTCCTGGCGGAACAGCTGGATGGCGCGCAGCGTGCGCTCGGTGCCGGCCACCGAGAACAGCCCGGGTTCGGCGACGAGGGCCACCTTGTCGCTCGCGGACCACGCCATCCGGGTGAGGCCGTTCAGCGACGGCGGGCAGTCGATGAGGACCAAGTCGTAGGTCGCGGCGCCGGCCAGGACGGCGGAGAGCCGGCGGAGGTCGCGGCGGCCGAGGTCGGGCCGGTCGTAGATGCCGGTGTAGGCCGAGCCCACGGCCACGTCAAGGACAGGGGCTGCGGCGTTGGCCCGTGCCTGTTCCACCCAGCCGCTGGAAACCACGTTGTCCGCAAGGTGCGCGCGCCGCGGCGACCTCAGCATGCGGCCGATGTCCAGCTGGTCCTCCGGGCTGACGCCCAGTGCGGTGCTGGCGTCAGCGTGCGGGTCAAGGTCGACGACGAGGGTGGGGATGCCTGCGGCCAGAGCCGCCGACGCCAGTCCGGTGGTCACGGATGTCTTGCCGACACCGCCTTTGAGGCTGCTGATGCTCACTACTTGCACTTGAAAAACCAATACCTAACGCCGGTTGCCGAGACGGGGTGGTGCCGGCTCCCGCGTACTCCGGAGCCGGGGCGTGCATGCGCCACGCACCCACTCATCATATGTTGATGCTCCGCCTAAACCCGTTTCATCGGGTGCCCGGGGCGGCAGAACCTGACGGAACCCACCGGGGCCCGGTAACAAACGCCTCCGCCGGAACCCCTGCCCATCTTCGTGTCCGTGACGGATAATGCTGTGACGGTGGCCACAATGATTTGTGTTTGTCGACGCAGGTCCTAGACACTGTGAGCACTTACCGATATGCCCGCGATGATGCAGGAGAAGCATGTTTTCTAAGATTCTGGTGGCCAACCGCGGCGAAATCGCGATTCGCGCTTTCCGCGCGGGCTACGAGCTGGGTGCCAAGACTGTCGCTGTGTTCCCCAACGAGGACCGCAACTCGATCCACCGCCAGAAGGCCGACGAGGCGTATCTGATCGGCCAGGAGGGGCACCCCGTCCGGGCGTACCTCGACGTCGACGAAGTGGTGCGGGTGGCCAAGGAGGCGGGGGCGGACGCCATCTACCCCGGCTACGGCTTCCTCTCCGAGAACCCGCGCCTGGCGCGGGCCGCGAAGGAGGCAGGCATCACGTTCGTCGGCCCGCCGGCGGAAGTCCTGGAACTTGCAGGCAACAAGGTCGCCGCCCTCGAAGCCGCCCGCAAGGCCGGCGTCCCGGTGCTCAAGTCCAGTGCGCCGTCGAAAGACCTCGACGAACTGATCGCAGCCGCGGATGAGATCGGCTTCCCGGTCTTCGCCAAGGCCGTGGCAGGCGGCGGCGGGCGCGGCATGCGCCGCGTGGACACCCGCGAAGCCCTCCCGGAGGCCCTGCAGGCCGCCATGCGCGAGGCCGACGCCGCGTTCGGTGACCCCACTATGTTCCTCGAGCAGGCCGTCCTGCGCCCCCGCCACATCGAGGTCCAGATCCTGGCCGATGCCGAGGGCAACGTCATGCACCTCTTCGAGCGCGACTGTTCCATCCAGCGCCGGCACCAGAAGGTCGTGGAGATCGCCCCGGCGCCGAACCTCGACGACGGCATCCGGCAGGCCCTGTACCGGGACGCCGTAAAGTTCGCCAAGGCGCTGAACTACGTCAACGCCGGCACGGTCGAATTCCTTGTCGACACGGTGGGCGAGCGGGCCGGCCAGCACGTGTTCATTGAAATGAACCCGCGCATCCAGGTGGAGCACACGGTCACCGAGGAGGTCACCGACGTCGACCTCGTCCAGTCGCAGCTGCGCATCGCCTCCGGTGAGACCCTCGCGGACCTGGGCCTGTCCCAGGAGACCGTCCAGCTCAAGGGCGCTGCCCTGCAGTGCCGCATCACCACGGAGGACCCGGCCAACGGCTTCCGCCCCGACGTCGGCAAGATCACCGGGTACCGCTCTGCCGGCGGCGCCGGTGTCAGGCTCGACGGCGGTACCGTCTACTCCGGTGCGGAGATCAGCCCGCACTTCGACTCGATGCTGGTCAAGCTCACCTGCCGCGGCCGCGACTACCCGACGGCCGTTGCCCGGGCCCGCCGCGCCCTTGCCGAGTTCCGGATCCGCGGCGTGTCCACCAACATTTCCTTCCTGCAGGCCGTCCTGGACGACCCGGACTTCGTCGCCGGGGACGTCGCGACCTCGTTCATCGACGAACGGCCCCAGCTGCTGAAGGCCCGAGTCTCGGCGGACCGCGGCACCAAGCTGCTGACCTGGCTCGCCGACGTCACTGTCAACAAGCCCAACGGCGAGCTGACCGTCCACACCGACCCGGCGGACAAGCTCCCGGCCCTCGACGACGCCGCGGCCCGTCCCGGCTCCCGGCAGCGGCTCCTGGAGCTCGGCCCGGAAGGCTTCGCCAAGGCCCTGCGCGCGCAGGAGGCCGTCGCCGTCACGGACACCACCTTCCGCGACGCCCACCAGTCCCTGCTCGCCACCCGGGTGCGGACCCGCGACCTCGTGGCGGCCGGACCCGCCGTCTCGAAGCTCCTCCCGGAGCTGCTGTCGGTCGAGGCGTGGGGAGGCGCCACGTACGACGTCGCCCTGCGGTTCCTCGGTGAAGACCCCTGGGACCGGCTCGCCGCCCTGCGCAAGGCCCTGCCGAACCTGTGCCTGCAGATGCTGCTCCGCGGCCGCAACACGGTGGGCTACACGCCCTATCCCGAAGAAGTCACGGTGGCGTTTGTCAACGAGGCCGCGGCCACCGGCATCGACATCTTCCGGATCTTCGACGCGCTCAATGACGTGAACCAGATGGCCCCGGCCATCCGCGCGGTCCGGAACACCGGGACCGCTGTCGCCGAGGTCGCCCTCTGCTACACCGCGGACATGCTGGACCCGGACGAGACGCTCTACACCCTGGACTACTACCTGGAGCTGGCGCAGAAGATCGTCGACGCCGGGGCGCACATCCTCGCGATCAAGGACATGGCCGGCCTGCTCCGCCCCGCCGCCGCAGCCCGCCTCGTGTCGGCCCTGCGCGAGCGGTTCGACCTCCCGGTCCACCTGCACACCCACGACACCGCGGGCGGCCAGTTGGCCACCCTCCTGGCGGCAGTGGACGCCGGCGTCGACGCCGTGGATGTGGCCTCGGCCTCGCTGGCCGGAACCACGAGCCAGGTCTCGGCCTCGGCCCTCGTTGCCGCGCTGGCCCACACGCCGCGCGACACCGGGCTCAACCTGGCCAGCGTCTGCTCCCTCGAACCGTACTGGGAAGCCGTGCGACGGGTGTACGCGCCGTTCGAGTCCGGCCTGCCGGGCCCCACGGGCCGGGTCTACCAGCACGAGATCCCCGGCGGACAGCTGTCCAACCTGCGCCAGCAGGCCATGGCGCTGGGCCTCGGCGAGCGGTTCGAAGCGATCGAGGACATGTACACCGCAGCGGACCGCATCCTCGGCCGCCTGGTGAAGGTGACGCCGTCCTCCAAGGTGGTGGGCGACCTCGCCCTGCACCTCGTGGGCCTCAACGCCGATCCGGCCGACTTCAACGAGAACCCGCAGAAGTACGACGTCCCGGACTCCGTGATCGGCTTCCTTTCCGGCGAACTGGGCGACCCGCCCGGCGGCTGGCCCGAGCCCTTCCGCACCAAGGCCCTGCAGGGTCGCACCGTGAAGGTCCGGGACGTGGAGCTCAGCGCTGAGGACAGCGCCGCGCTGCAGGGGGACTCGAAGACCCGCCAGCGCACCCTGAACCGCCTGCTCTTCGCCGGTCCCACCAAGGACTACCAGAAGAGCGTCGAGGCCTACGGCAACCTTTCGGTGCTGGACACCCGCGACTACCTCTTCGGCCTGCAGCGCGGGGCGGAGCACGAGATCGAACTCGAAAAGGGCGTGCGCCTGATCGCCTCGCTTGAGGCCGTCTCCGAGCCGGACGAGAAGGGTATGCGCACCGTCATGTGCACGCTCAACGGCCAGTCCCGTCCGGTGGTGGTCCGCGACCGTTCCGTGGTGAGCAACGTCAAGGCCGCCGAACGCGCCGACGCCTCCCAGCCGGGCCAGGTGGCCGCGCCGTTCGCCGGTGCCGTCACCCTGACCGTCAAGGCCGGGGACACGGTCAAGGCCGGCGACACCGTGGCCACGATCGAGGCCATGAAGATGGAAGCCTCCATCACGACGCCGGTGGCCGGCACCGTGGCACGCCTCGCCGTCGGCGCCGTGGAGCAGGTCCAGGGCGGGGATCTGCTGCTGGTCGTCGAATAGCAGCAGCGGCTAACCCCCGCCAACAGCAACGCGGAGTCACTTCCAGCCCATCGGATGGTCTCGGATGGGCGCGAAGTGACTCCGCGTTGATGTTTAAGTGGTGCTTAGGCGAGGGTGGGACGCTTGGCGTTGTACATTTCCTCGATCACGTTCTCGAAGTCCTTGATTACCTGGGCCCGCTTGACCTTCATGGACGGGGTCAGGTGGCCTGAGGCCTCGGTGAAGTCCGCCGCGACAATCCGGAAGGACTTGATCGCCTCGGCCTGCGACACCGACTGGTTGGCCCGGTTGATGAGCTCCTGGACCGCGGCCTTGACGGCCGGGTTGCCGGCGGCCTCGGCCAGCGGCATCGTGGCCGGCAGCCCGTGGCGGCCCAGCCAGCCGGGGAGGGCCTCTTCGTCCAGCGTGACCAGGGCGCCGATGAACGGGCGGTTGTCTCCCACCACCAGGACCTGCGAGACGAGGGCGTCCGCCCTGATCTGGTCTTCCAGCAGGGCCGGAACCACGTTCTTGCCGCCGGCAGTGACGATGATCTCCTTCTTGCGCCCGGTGATGGTCAGGAAGCCCTGCTCGTCGAGCTGGCCGATGTCTCCCGTGCGGAACCAGCCGTCGACAAAGGCTTCGGCGGACAGATCATCGCGCTTGTAGTAGCCGCGCATCACGCAGACGCCCTTGGCGAGGATCTCGCCGTCGTCTGCGATCCTGACGGCGTTGCCGGGAATCGGGGCGCCGACGGTGCCGATCCTGATCAGCTCCGGTGTGTTCACGGTGACGGGCGCCGTCGTTTCGGTCAGGCCGTAGCCTTCCAGGATCTGCAGTCCGATGCCCTGGAAGAAGTGTCCCAGCCGTTCGCCCAGCGGGCCGCCGCCGGACACGGCGTG
Protein-coding sequences here:
- the gcvH gene encoding glycine cleavage system protein GcvH, whose amino-acid sequence is MSIIPEELSYTAEHEWISAPNADGVVRVGITDFAQDALGDVVYAQMPEVGTTIKANDVVGEVESTKSVSDIYAPVSGEVVARNEALDTDSALINSDPYGEGWLIEIKLAEADAIESLLSASEYEQQVG
- a CDS encoding FHA domain-containing protein encodes the protein MFGHERNDTGDGYGTGGVKASETTSINLTPVRDEPNFTPKLSVEERAAVEALPFGSALLVAHSGPNAGARFLLDSDVTTAGRHPDADIFLDDVTVSRRHVEFRRTPRSFEVVDTGSLNGTYVNHDRVDAVELKSGNEVQIGKFRLTFYLSPARAAGNV
- a CDS encoding MerR family transcriptional regulator; protein product: MATAHADRRGPQVLNIGEVLAQLSDDFPSMTASKIRFLEEKGLINPQRTPAGYRQYSENDVERLRFVLALQRDQYLPLKVIKDYLDAIDRGERPENLPAGVTVSPRIVSDELATEIQGRARRLSEEQLRAESGASVPLLESLLSYGLIGHVNGKFDEHALQVARACVQLESHGLEPRHLRPFQAAADREFGLVERAVATLTSRKDAASHARAAEAAREISDLCLSLHQALVQDRISRMDI
- a CDS encoding bifunctional nuclease family protein, which produces MIEVEIVGVRIELPSNQPLVLLKEIHGERHVPIWIGTPEASAIALAQQGVVPPRPMTHDLLVDVVEALGHTIVSVNIVAVEDNIFYGQLQFENGTTVSSRASDALALALRAKCRIWCADAVMDEAGVRITEHDEGEDTHPGPAVDEEGEMRRFREFLDDVEPEDFAG
- a CDS encoding MerR family transcriptional regulator; protein product: MSPKGEAGELKQSATAGVAVPASGAQGLLFTEDLPVLDEDAGYRGPTACKAAGITYRQLDYWARTGLVEPAVRGAAGSGSQRLYGFRDILVLKVVKRLLDTGVSLQQIRTAVEHLRERGVEDLAQITLMSDGASVYECTSADEVIDLVQGGQGVFGIAVGRVWREVEGSLAALPSEHAADQSFPDDELSKRRAARKTG
- a CDS encoding ParA family protein; amino-acid sequence: MQVVSISSLKGGVGKTSVTTGLASAALAAGIPTLVVDLDPHADASTALGVSPEDQLDIGRMLRSPRRAHLADNVVSSGWVEQARANAAAPVLDVAVGSAYTGIYDRPDLGRRDLRRLSAVLAGAATYDLVLIDCPPSLNGLTRMAWSASDKVALVAEPGLFSVAGTERTLRAIQLFRQEFAPKLTPAGIVANRVRSGSAEHAFRLSEMESMFGQLLLSPHIPEQANWQQIQGAAHAVHHWPGDSAKNAAGLFDTLLQNLVNPNGLAAAGSVRNRSLR
- a CDS encoding pyruvate carboxylase codes for the protein MFSKILVANRGEIAIRAFRAGYELGAKTVAVFPNEDRNSIHRQKADEAYLIGQEGHPVRAYLDVDEVVRVAKEAGADAIYPGYGFLSENPRLARAAKEAGITFVGPPAEVLELAGNKVAALEAARKAGVPVLKSSAPSKDLDELIAAADEIGFPVFAKAVAGGGGRGMRRVDTREALPEALQAAMREADAAFGDPTMFLEQAVLRPRHIEVQILADAEGNVMHLFERDCSIQRRHQKVVEIAPAPNLDDGIRQALYRDAVKFAKALNYVNAGTVEFLVDTVGERAGQHVFIEMNPRIQVEHTVTEEVTDVDLVQSQLRIASGETLADLGLSQETVQLKGAALQCRITTEDPANGFRPDVGKITGYRSAGGAGVRLDGGTVYSGAEISPHFDSMLVKLTCRGRDYPTAVARARRALAEFRIRGVSTNISFLQAVLDDPDFVAGDVATSFIDERPQLLKARVSADRGTKLLTWLADVTVNKPNGELTVHTDPADKLPALDDAAARPGSRQRLLELGPEGFAKALRAQEAVAVTDTTFRDAHQSLLATRVRTRDLVAAGPAVSKLLPELLSVEAWGGATYDVALRFLGEDPWDRLAALRKALPNLCLQMLLRGRNTVGYTPYPEEVTVAFVNEAAATGIDIFRIFDALNDVNQMAPAIRAVRNTGTAVAEVALCYTADMLDPDETLYTLDYYLELAQKIVDAGAHILAIKDMAGLLRPAAAARLVSALRERFDLPVHLHTHDTAGGQLATLLAAVDAGVDAVDVASASLAGTTSQVSASALVAALAHTPRDTGLNLASVCSLEPYWEAVRRVYAPFESGLPGPTGRVYQHEIPGGQLSNLRQQAMALGLGERFEAIEDMYTAADRILGRLVKVTPSSKVVGDLALHLVGLNADPADFNENPQKYDVPDSVIGFLSGELGDPPGGWPEPFRTKALQGRTVKVRDVELSAEDSAALQGDSKTRQRTLNRLLFAGPTKDYQKSVEAYGNLSVLDTRDYLFGLQRGAEHEIELEKGVRLIASLEAVSEPDEKGMRTVMCTLNGQSRPVVVRDRSVVSNVKAAERADASQPGQVAAPFAGAVTLTVKAGDTVKAGDTVATIEAMKMEASITTPVAGTVARLAVGAVEQVQGGDLLLVVE